DNA sequence from the Methanolobus sp. ZRKC5 genome:
ACTACTGCAACTCCATCTTCTGTAACTCCGCCTTCTGCTACGTGTTCATTTTCTCCATCTATAGAAAGTGCATTTTCCACCAGAGTTACATTATTAGTTGATGAAGATTTATTCTCAAGCGTATCAAGGCGAGAAGATATATTGGCAGTTGTTTCAGCCAGGTCAACTATATTCTGGTCAAGGGTACCGGTTCTGGAAAATAGTTCTTCTGTTCTGGAAGATAACTTTTCAATGCCTTCATGCATCATAACCATTGCATCTGCAAATGCGTCCATCTTCGATTCAAAGTTCTGCATCCTGGAATCTGCTTCTGGTGAGACACCCTGGGGCACACTCATTTTCAGAGATGCGGCATCAAAATCGTTTTTCATCAGGACCAGCATGTCACCCATTTCAGTGATCCTATTATCTGTTTTCTCAAATCTCTCTATGGTAGCACGAGAAGCAACATCATCCCCTACAAAAGGATTGACCTGATTGGACACTATCTCGTATAAGGAAAGTAATTCAAGAACACTCTGGTCTATCTTATCAACAGTCTTTTTGATCTCTTCATTTTCCCTCTTAACCATATTCAAAGTGACATCTGATTTTGAAACCTTACTCTCAACATCTTTTATTTTTTTCCGGTTTTCCTCTAGCATTTCATCGCTTACAGATGATTGCTGAGGCACTTGTTGAGGCATACCCCCCGGTGGAGCCATGCCATGAGGAAATGGAGGATTTCCAGAAATATCCGGAGCATTTACGCCAGGGGGTACCGGTGGCAATCCTGCCGATAGATCAGGAATAGAACCAAGATCTGGAGTACCCTGTAGAAAAGAAGGGGCGTCTGAATCAAATGGAGAATCAGCTCCCTTTTTTTTATCCTTCTTGGAGAGAACAGAAGTTATCTTTTTTATCTTATCGCTAAATCCGGCCATGATTTCACTAGTAATAATTAATATAATGACAGAGATATGTATATGATACTCAATATACCATCAATATTATATATAAATTTTGAATAATACTTGATTTCAATATTATAGAAAATGTGTGCAGATGATTTTAAATCATTTATGAGACATTACATACCTGATATATTTGGCACGCAAAAAACAATTCAAGACAAAAATGATATCCGATAAGGATGGCATTAGATTCGCAACTCCTGAGCCTGTTGCGGAGTATAGGGCAAAGAGATTGCAATG
Encoded proteins:
- a CDS encoding FlaD/FlaE family flagellar protein, producing the protein MAGFSDKIKKITSVLSKKDKKKGADSPFDSDAPSFLQGTPDLGSIPDLSAGLPPVPPGVNAPDISGNPPFPHGMAPPGGMPQQVPQQSSVSDEMLEENRKKIKDVESKVSKSDVTLNMVKRENEEIKKTVDKIDQSVLELLSLYEIVSNQVNPFVGDDVASRATIERFEKTDNRITEMGDMLVLMKNDFDAASLKMSVPQGVSPEADSRMQNFESKMDAFADAMVMMHEGIEKLSSRTEELFSRTGTLDQNIVDLAETTANISSRLDTLENKSSSTNNVTLVENALSIDGENEHVAEGGVTEDGVAVVSNKVSSSVVRLESIKGDPTSVVVLLNWIEFLMERVGRNNLMDALDYYMDIGWISENVMSEIMAYARGIDYYVEKPTWRLLPEDHTKSLLFIERLSGRKIDRNMLSSIDREMAKVKHGLEELYGI